The window CATCTGGGTTCCTAGCATCTGTGTTCCTAACATCTGTATTCTTAACATCTGTGTTCCTAACATCTGTGTTCCTAACATCTGTATTCTTAACATCTGTGCTCCTAACATCTGTGTTCCTAACATCTCTATTCCTAACATCTGGGTTCCTAGCATCTGTGTTCCTAACATCTGTATTCTTAACATCTGTGTTCCTAACATCTGTATTCTTAACATCTGCGTTCCTAACATCTGTGTCCCTAACATCTGCGTTCCTAACATCTGTGATGACATGCCATTTGTATTTTAGGGAGGTCCTCCTCTACTTGTTATGCTATGTGATCCCACAATGCCTCAGCACAGGCCTTCACTCGCAGAGTAAGTATTGTTTAATACTCTGTAGAAGACATACAGACAATAGAGTAGTGCGTTTAAATATCTTCTTAAACCCTGGCAAAAGCCGAATGTATAGGCGATGTGAATTCCCAATTGATGATGATGTGACTCTTGAACAGTTCTTATTTCAACATTTCATGATGGTAAGAAACTGATTGATACAATGGTGCAGCTAGGTAGGACTGCATCAGTGAGCCAAGATGTCAAGTCTCGAGCCAGGGTGTTAGGCCTAAGAGGAAACAACCAATACTCAAAGATAATATTTATTCAGTGCTCACTGCAGGGCTACGTACAGCAGTGCAGCAGCTTTCCAAACACTGGATGATTGGATGGGTGATtggatgtctgtctgtccacgTACTGTAATCACTGCAGTAGCAGCTTCTTTCAGTGTGAAGGTCAGGCTACAAGGCAATCAGCACTGGCGCAGGCTAGGAAGAAGGGGGCACTtggatgtgcacacacacacacgcacacacacacacacacacgcacgcacgcacgcacgcacgcacgcacacacacacacacacacacacacacacacacacacacacacacacacacacacatatcctacTTCAGCCAAGACAAGTcagtctgtctcttcctctttgcAGGGGTGTCTTTTTCCTCTGGAGCTGACATTCAAACTGAGCAGGGCCTGTGTCCTCCGATTAAGGTCGGAGAGGATAGTTTCCCAGGTGAGAGTTCAAACTACTGAGATAAAAAACaacaattttaaaaaacaaattaaAACCATCCACGTCAACAAGTATCCCTAATGTACATTATCCTACCAACAGGTTTTTATATCATGTCCCAGTTCCACATTGCTGAGCTGGCCAGAAGAGGAACAGTTCAAAAGGTGCCTGGATCAACCTCTCAACATGTTGCCTACAAAATAGGGCCAGCATTCAACTTCAGAATTAACACAAGGTAAATAGCACAGATCCAGTAAGTGGCTAGTGCTGTAGATGTAATGTATTACTATTACAAAATTATTATTCTTTATTTATTCAGGGGAAACCCATTGTGACCATGGTCTGAATCCCAAGAGTGCCCTGATCACagcaatacaacaaccaatacaatGTCAAACAAAACGGCAATCAATACAAACACAACATTTATGAAAACCAGTTACAGTCCTCAGCTACTAGGTATTCAATGAACGCTCTAAACTGCCCGAGTAGCACCAGAACATCTAATTGTAAACAAGCTTTGTAAACAAAAAAGGGAGTAATGAATTGATCTACGGGACTTCAATGGGtaccagccaaccttttgatacaggatgcagtggtgagtatttgtcacgtcctgaccatagtgcttatgtgttttgcttgtcttagtgttggtcaggacgtgagctgggtgggcattccatgttgtgtgtctagtttgtctgtttctgtgttcagcctaatatggttctcaatcagaggcagctgtcaatcgttgtccctgattgagaatcatatataggtggcttgttttgtgttgggattttgtgggtggttgttttctgtgtcactgtttgtgccacacgggactgtggcGGTtagttcttttgttgttttgtatcttGTCTAGTTTTCGTctatattaaatcatggaaacttaccatcatttacatttacatttaagtcatttagcagacgctcttatccagagcgacttacaaattggtgcattcacctaatgacatccagtggaacagccactttacaatagtgcatctaaaaccacgctgcacattggtcctccgatccttctcgcctctcctcgtccaatGAGGAGGACaaaatagactgccgttacagtatTAAAACTGTCACCTGTGATAAAGTGAAGGGCACTATGGTAGACAGAATCCTAACGGTTAAGAGAAGTTAGTGGCTGCGTATTGCATTTTGGGTATTGTGTCACCATAGTTAAGAACTGTCAGGAAAGTTGACTGTACAATCTGTTTCCTGTTGTTTAGGTAGAGGCAAGATCTATTTCTAAAAAATAAGCCCACTTTAAATCTTAGCTTTTTAACAagtttattttaactaggcaagtcagttaggaacaaactCTATTTTTAAATGACAGCCTAggtacagtgggttaactgccttgttcaggggcagaaccacagatttttaccttgtcagctcagggattcaaacttgcaacctgt of the Salvelinus fontinalis isolate EN_2023a unplaced genomic scaffold, ASM2944872v1 scaffold_1098, whole genome shotgun sequence genome contains:
- the LOC129848680 gene encoding collagen alpha-1(IX) chain-like, with the protein product MGGFKREVLLYLLCYVIPQCLSTGLHSQRVSFSSGADIQTEQGLCPPIKVGEDSFPGFYIMSQFHIAELARRGTVQKVPGSTSQHVAYKIGPAFNFRINTRGNPL